From the Pseudomonas putida genome, one window contains:
- the hexR gene encoding transcriptional regulator HexR, giving the protein MNLLQHIAQSRHLLRKSELKVADHVLLDPAAVMHSSMADLAHSVGISEPTIVRFCRAIGCSGFQDLKLKLAQSLAAGASFGQFAIHEDDSVADYSLKIFDTTLHTLMEVREHLDPQALQQAVSAMAQAQRVEFYGFGASGAVAADAQHKFFRLLLSAAAYSDPHMQAMSAVTLKPGDVAVCISQSGRSKDLLITANLVRESGANLITLCPSATPLAELSTVNLAIDVHEDTEIYTPLTSRIAHLVVIDVLAMGVAMARGPSLVNHLKSVKRSLRSLRLSPKSIKATDD; this is encoded by the coding sequence GTGAATCTGTTGCAACATATCGCCCAATCGCGCCACCTGCTGCGCAAATCGGAACTCAAAGTGGCCGACCACGTGCTGCTCGACCCTGCTGCCGTGATGCACAGCTCCATGGCTGACCTGGCGCACAGCGTGGGTATCAGCGAGCCGACCATTGTGCGTTTCTGCCGGGCGATCGGTTGTTCGGGCTTCCAGGATCTCAAGCTCAAGCTGGCGCAGAGCCTGGCGGCCGGTGCCAGTTTCGGCCAGTTCGCGATTCATGAAGACGACTCGGTTGCCGACTACAGCCTGAAGATTTTCGACACTACCCTGCACACGCTGATGGAAGTGCGAGAGCACCTGGACCCGCAGGCCCTGCAACAGGCCGTGAGTGCCATGGCTCAGGCCCAGCGTGTGGAGTTCTATGGCTTTGGCGCATCCGGCGCGGTAGCGGCCGACGCCCAGCACAAGTTCTTCCGCCTGCTGCTCAGTGCCGCGGCCTACTCCGACCCACACATGCAGGCCATGTCGGCGGTGACGCTGAAGCCGGGTGACGTGGCGGTGTGCATTTCCCAGTCGGGGCGTTCCAAGGACCTGCTGATCACCGCCAACCTGGTGCGTGAAAGCGGCGCCAACCTGATCACTCTGTGCCCGAGCGCGACGCCGTTGGCGGAGCTTTCGACGGTCAACCTGGCGATCGACGTGCATGAAGACACCGAAATCTACACCCCGCTGACCTCGCGTATCGCTCACCTGGTGGTGATCGACGTACTGGCCATGGGCGTGGCAATGGCCCGTGGGCCGAGCCTGGTCAATCACCTCAAGAGCGTGAAGCGCAGCTTGCGCAGCCTGCGGTTGTCGCCCAAGTCGATCAAGGCTACCGACGACTGA
- a CDS encoding PA3496 family putative envelope integrity protein: MARDFDGTYQPSAKARKQQEKDQRRMEYRRAIESYCDQRQLLRDLADYPELQALTVWQAATATSPKNAQPAR; this comes from the coding sequence ATGGCTCGTGACTTCGACGGTACGTACCAACCCAGCGCCAAGGCTCGCAAGCAACAGGAAAAGGATCAGCGCCGCATGGAGTACCGCCGCGCGATCGAGAGTTATTGCGACCAACGTCAACTGCTCCGCGATCTGGCCGATTACCCCGAACTGCAAGCGCTTACGGTGTGGCAGGCGGCGACGGCAACTTCCCCGAAAAACGCTCAACCAGCGCGCTGA
- a CDS encoding LysR family transcriptional regulator, with product MRMTLRQLQIFNEVCDLRSYSRAAEEMALTQPAVSLQIRQLEELIGQPLFEYVGKKLYLTEAAEALQRASRDIFGRLESLDMQLSDMQGSLQGQLKLAIESSAKYFVPHLFAAFKQRHPEVNLTLTVVNRAQAIRRLSDNRDDLIIMSMVPQDMGLEFLPFLNNPIVAVAPPEHPLCKLEHLRLQDLEPHTLLVREQGSGTRKACEEYFKDKRVHFTQTLEVASADAQRECVIAGLGIALLTRHAVNLELATGVLRELPVEELPLYRSWCVVQAKAKRQSPVALAFLAFIRSERALISALVERFSGKLPSPPATP from the coding sequence ATGCGTATGACATTGCGTCAATTGCAAATCTTCAACGAGGTGTGCGATTTGCGTTCGTACAGCCGGGCTGCGGAGGAGATGGCACTGACGCAACCCGCCGTTAGTCTACAGATCCGTCAGCTCGAAGAGCTGATCGGCCAGCCGCTGTTCGAGTACGTCGGCAAGAAGCTCTACCTGACCGAAGCGGCCGAAGCGCTGCAGCGCGCCAGCCGTGACATCTTCGGGCGCCTGGAGAGCCTGGACATGCAGCTGTCGGATATGCAGGGCTCACTGCAGGGGCAGCTGAAACTGGCGATCGAGTCCAGTGCCAAGTACTTCGTGCCACACCTGTTCGCCGCCTTCAAGCAGCGTCACCCGGAGGTCAACCTCACCCTCACGGTAGTCAACCGTGCCCAGGCGATCCGCCGGCTCTCCGACAATCGCGATGACCTGATCATCATGTCGATGGTGCCCCAGGACATGGGCCTGGAGTTTCTGCCGTTTCTGAACAACCCGATCGTGGCCGTGGCCCCGCCGGAACACCCGCTGTGCAAGCTCGAACACCTGCGCCTGCAGGACCTGGAGCCTCATACCTTGCTGGTCCGCGAGCAGGGTTCGGGCACGCGCAAGGCCTGCGAGGAGTACTTCAAGGACAAACGCGTGCACTTCACCCAGACGCTGGAGGTTGCTTCGGCCGATGCCCAGCGCGAATGCGTGATCGCCGGCCTGGGTATTGCCCTGCTGACCCGCCATGCCGTGAACCTGGAGCTGGCCACGGGGGTACTCAGGGAGCTGCCGGTGGAGGAGTTGCCGCTGTACCGCAGTTGGTGCGTGGTGCAGGCCAAAGCCAAGCGACAATCGCCGGTGGCCTTGGCCTTTCTGGCGTTCATCCGCAGCGAACGTGCGTTGATCAGCGCGCTGGTTGAGCGTTTTTCGGGGAAGTTGCCGTCGCCGCCTGCCACACCGTAA